Proteins encoded together in one Nostoc sp. PCC 7524 window:
- a CDS encoding DNA phosphorothioation system restriction enzyme, with the protein MYLTLNPVQQLPTFRLKVPFAGESKGSYQTQPLPGCPRMPASLQLRQYQRQAITNWFANNGRGTLKMATGSGKTITALAVACELYKQINLQVLLVVCPYRHLVTQWARECEKFNLQPILAFENVRNWQSQLSTQLYNLRSGSQSFVTVITTNSTLIGDGLQSQLKYLPAKTLIIGDEAHNLGAPKLEESLPRRVGLRLALSATPERYFDDQGTQSLFDYFGPVLQPEFTLKDAIAQGALVHYLYYPILVELTESESISYLKLTKKIGRALLYRERETGDSANFEDNEDLKPLLMQRARLIGAAANKLTALRDLMQTRRDTTHTLFYCSDGSPEIGQRSSLRQLKAVAKILGVELGYKVSTYTAQTPLEERETLRHQFENGELQGLVAIRCLDEGVDIPAIQTAVILSSSGNPRQFIQRRGRVLRPHPSKERATIFDMIVLPPDLDRETIEVERNLLRKELRRFVEFADLADNAGEARIKLLNLQKRYGLLDI; encoded by the coding sequence ATGTACCTGACGCTAAATCCAGTGCAGCAACTTCCTACTTTCCGGTTAAAAGTACCTTTTGCCGGGGAGAGTAAGGGTAGTTATCAAACGCAGCCATTACCAGGATGCCCTAGAATGCCAGCATCTCTGCAATTACGCCAATATCAGCGACAAGCTATTACTAACTGGTTTGCGAATAATGGCAGAGGTACGCTAAAAATGGCTACTGGTAGTGGTAAAACTATCACTGCACTGGCTGTAGCTTGTGAACTGTACAAACAAATCAACTTGCAAGTGTTATTGGTGGTGTGTCCCTACCGCCATCTTGTTACCCAATGGGCTAGGGAATGCGAAAAGTTTAATTTACAGCCAATTTTAGCCTTTGAGAATGTCCGCAATTGGCAAAGTCAACTTTCTACCCAACTTTACAATCTGCGTTCTGGTTCTCAAAGTTTTGTCACGGTGATTACTACTAACTCCACGTTAATTGGTGATGGTTTGCAATCACAACTTAAGTATTTACCAGCGAAAACTCTAATTATTGGCGATGAAGCTCATAATTTAGGCGCACCAAAATTAGAAGAAAGTCTACCTCGGCGTGTGGGGTTGAGATTGGCTTTATCTGCTACACCCGAAAGATATTTTGATGATCAAGGTACCCAATCTTTATTTGATTATTTTGGCCCAGTTTTACAACCAGAGTTTACTTTAAAGGATGCGATCGCACAAGGAGCTTTAGTACATTACCTGTATTATCCCATACTGGTAGAGTTAACAGAATCTGAAAGTATTTCCTATTTAAAGTTAACGAAAAAAATCGGCAGGGCGCTACTATATCGAGAACGGGAAACCGGAGACTCAGCCAATTTTGAAGACAATGAAGATTTAAAGCCGTTATTAATGCAAAGAGCTAGATTAATTGGTGCAGCAGCTAATAAATTAACAGCTTTACGTGACTTAATGCAAACTCGTCGCGATACTACTCATACACTTTTTTATTGTAGTGATGGTTCACCAGAAATAGGACAGCGTTCATCTCTACGTCAACTCAAAGCCGTTGCCAAAATTTTGGGTGTGGAATTAGGTTATAAAGTCAGCACCTACACTGCCCAAACACCCTTAGAGGAAAGAGAAACCTTGCGTCATCAGTTTGAAAACGGTGAATTACAGGGTTTAGTAGCAATTCGCTGTTTAGATGAAGGTGTGGATATCCCAGCAATTCAAACGGCGGTGATTTTATCTAGTTCTGGTAATCCTCGCCAATTCATTCAGCGCCGAGGTAGAGTTTTGCGTCCTCACCCCAGTAAGGAACGGGCGACTATTTTCGATATGATTGTTTTACCACCAGATTTAGATAGAGAAACTATAGAAGTAGAACGCAATCTGTTAAGAAAAGAGTTACGTAGGTTTGTTGAATTTGCTGATTTGGCTGATAATGCTGGTGAAGCGAGAATTAAATTACTAAATTTACAAAAACGCTATGGATTACTCGATATTTGA
- a CDS encoding DUF4007 family protein, whose amino-acid sequence MIQTTLNLKHQENPVNPVFANHETFHPRFGWLKKGFDAAKKNPGVFLQDDAPVRLGVGKNMVRAIRYWCSAFKILDKNNSPTTFGEKLLGNNGWDAYLEDPASLWLLHWNLLKPTCEAAAWYYIFNIFRDLDFTKEDILAGLKDYIKNFSKNIADSSFIKDVNCILRMYATQDFIRDNTPIEDSIDCPFNELGLIRHFGKNYQFKIGAKANLPASVIVATCLEYASWANQDSNTITIRKLLYDEGSPGMVFKLTESILCAAIETVAKEFNAIVLSDTAGLIQLSLPENPEILAEEILDKYYRRERN is encoded by the coding sequence GTGATCCAAACTACTCTGAACTTAAAACATCAGGAAAATCCAGTTAATCCAGTATTTGCTAACCATGAAACTTTTCACCCTCGTTTTGGCTGGTTGAAAAAAGGATTTGATGCTGCCAAGAAAAATCCAGGTGTTTTCCTACAGGATGATGCACCTGTACGTTTAGGTGTTGGTAAAAATATGGTACGCGCTATTCGCTATTGGTGTAGTGCGTTCAAAATTCTTGATAAGAATAATTCGCCAACAACATTTGGAGAAAAACTTTTAGGTAATAATGGATGGGATGCTTATTTAGAAGATCCGGCTTCATTATGGTTATTACATTGGAATTTGTTAAAACCTACTTGTGAAGCGGCTGCTTGGTATTATATTTTTAATATTTTTCGAGATTTAGATTTCACAAAAGAAGATATTTTGGCAGGATTGAAAGACTATATCAAGAATTTTAGCAAAAATATTGCTGATTCTTCTTTCATTAAAGATGTCAATTGTATTTTAAGAATGTATGCAACACAGGATTTTATTAGAGACAATACCCCTATAGAGGATTCTATTGATTGTCCTTTCAATGAACTGGGTTTAATTCGTCATTTTGGCAAAAATTATCAGTTTAAAATTGGCGCAAAAGCTAATTTACCTGCATCAGTTATAGTTGCTACTTGTTTAGAATATGCTAGTTGGGCAAATCAAGATAGTAATACAATTACCATTCGTAAGTTACTTTATGATGAAGGTAGTCCGGGGATGGTATTTAAACTGACGGAAAGTATTTTATGTGCAGCTATTGAGACAGTTGCTAAAGAATTTAATGCGATAGTTCTTTCTGATACCGCCGGGTTAATTCAGTTATCTTTACCGGAAAATCCAGAGATATTAGCTGAAGAAATTTTAGATAAATATTATCGTAGAGAACGGAATTAA
- the lexA gene encoding transcriptional repressor LexA, which translates to MERLTEAQQELYEWLAEYIRTHQHSPSIRQMMQAMNLKSPAPIQSRLEHLRTKGYIEWTEGKARTIRILHSVKQGVPVLGTIAAGGLIEPFTDAVDHIDFNNMALPPQTYALRVTGDSMIEDLITDGDLVFLRPVPEPNHLKNGTIVAARVDGYGTTLKRFYRSGDRVILKPANPKYNPIEVSAMQVEVQGSLVAVWRGYL; encoded by the coding sequence ATGGAAAGACTAACAGAAGCGCAACAAGAACTTTATGAATGGCTGGCGGAATATATTCGCACACATCAGCATTCTCCTTCAATTCGTCAAATGATGCAAGCGATGAATTTAAAATCGCCTGCACCAATTCAAAGTCGTTTGGAACATTTACGTACCAAAGGATATATTGAATGGACTGAAGGGAAAGCGCGAACAATTCGGATTTTGCATTCCGTGAAGCAAGGTGTGCCAGTTTTGGGTACGATCGCAGCTGGTGGTTTAATCGAACCCTTTACCGATGCTGTAGACCATATTGACTTTAATAATATGGCTTTACCTCCCCAAACCTATGCGTTGCGGGTAACAGGGGATAGCATGATTGAAGATTTAATTACTGATGGTGATTTGGTATTTCTGCGCCCCGTTCCCGAACCCAATCATTTAAAAAATGGCACAATTGTCGCAGCCAGAGTTGATGGCTACGGTACTACCTTAAAACGTTTTTATCGCAGTGGCGATCGCGTCATCCTCAAACCCGCCAATCCCAAATACAACCCCATTGAAGTCTCTGCCATGCAAGTAGAGGTGCAAGGTTCACTCGTTGCGGTGTGGCGCGGTTATCTATGA
- the argF gene encoding ornithine carbamoyltransferase, producing the protein MAALFGRDLLSLADLNPTELQELLQLATQLKSQKLQLRCNKVLGLLFSKASTRTRVSFTVAMYQLGGQVIDLNPNVTQVSRGEPVQDTARVLDRYLDILAIRTFAQQELETFANYAKIPVINALTDLEHPCQVLADLLTVQECFGTISGLTLTYVGDGNNVANSLMLGCALAGMNVRVATPSGYEPNAAVVEQARAIAGDQTEVLLTHDPALAAKGASVLYTDVWASMGQEAEADDRFPIFQPYQISEQLLSLAASDAIVLHCLPAHRGEEITEEVIEGSQSRVWDQAENRLHAQKALLASILGAE; encoded by the coding sequence ATGGCAGCATTGTTTGGACGAGATTTGTTAAGTCTGGCGGACTTGAATCCTACAGAACTTCAAGAACTCCTACAATTAGCAACTCAATTGAAATCACAAAAATTGCAGTTGCGGTGTAATAAGGTACTGGGTTTATTGTTTTCTAAAGCCTCAACTCGAACACGAGTGAGTTTTACAGTGGCAATGTATCAATTGGGTGGACAAGTCATTGATCTCAACCCTAATGTTACCCAAGTGAGTCGGGGAGAACCAGTACAGGATACAGCACGAGTATTAGATCGATATTTAGATATTCTGGCAATTCGCACTTTTGCCCAACAGGAGTTAGAAACTTTTGCTAACTATGCCAAGATTCCTGTAATTAATGCCCTGACAGATTTAGAACATCCCTGTCAGGTATTAGCCGATTTATTGACTGTGCAAGAATGCTTCGGCACAATTTCTGGGCTGACTTTGACTTACGTTGGTGATGGGAATAATGTAGCCAACTCTTTGATGTTAGGTTGTGCTTTGGCGGGGATGAATGTGAGAGTTGCTACTCCTAGTGGATATGAGCCAAATGCGGCGGTTGTAGAACAAGCACGGGCTATAGCTGGTGATCAAACGGAAGTCTTACTAACTCATGATCCAGCATTGGCAGCTAAGGGTGCATCTGTACTCTACACCGATGTTTGGGCAAGTATGGGGCAAGAAGCAGAAGCAGACGATCGCTTTCCCATTTTCCAACCTTATCAAATTTCGGAACAGCTATTGAGTCTGGCAGCATCAGATGCCATTGTTTTACATTGTTTACCGGCTCATCGTGGTGAAGAAATTACCGAAGAAGTCATTGAAGGTTCTCAATCACGGGTTTGGGATCAGGCAGAAAATCGATTGCACGCTCAAAAGGCCTTGTTGGCTAGTATCTTAGGGGCAGAGTAA